A single Watersipora subatra chromosome 7, tzWatSuba1.1, whole genome shotgun sequence DNA region contains:
- the LOC137401213 gene encoding transcription initiation factor TFIID subunit 13-like yields the protein MAASGTDWIPDVDDDEEEEEEAPIGKRRKFFVKELRCMLYGFGDDEQPYAETVDLLEDLVIEYISETTKKAMEVGRVGRVSVEDIIFIVRKDNKKYSRVKELLVMNEELRKARKAFDEIKYVVK from the exons ATGGCGGCGTCCGGAACTGATTGGATTCCTGAC GTAGATGACGACGAAGAAGAGGAGGAAGAAGCACCCATCGGTAAAAGACGGAAGTTTTTCGTCAAGGAAT TAAGATGCATGCTCTATGGATTTGGTGACGATGAGCAGCCATATGCTGAAACTGTGGACCTACTTGAGGATCTAGTCATAGAATACATCTCTGAAACA ACAAAGAAAGCAATGGAGGTGGGCAGAGTTGGTCGGGTTTCTGTcgaagatataatattcattgtCAGAAAGGACAACAAGAAGTACTCTCGCGTCAAAGAGCTACTTGTCATGAATGAGGAACTACGCAAGGCGAGAAAGGCTTTTGATGAGATTAAATATGTTGTAAAATAG